A window from Mesorhizobium sp. WSM2240 encodes these proteins:
- a CDS encoding VOC family protein, with translation MHIQFAELPVFDQDRAKNFYADHFGCVVAADAPMGKDDWRWIELKFPDAETTLHFVRRKDDAPSAEPVLVLVDDNVEATVKALKSHGVEIITEPQEASWQPGRTVAEFRDSEGNRMVIGSR, from the coding sequence GTATTCGATCAGGACCGCGCCAAGAATTTCTACGCCGACCATTTCGGTTGCGTGGTCGCTGCCGACGCCCCGATGGGCAAGGACGACTGGCGATGGATCGAGCTGAAATTCCCTGACGCCGAAACGACGTTGCATTTCGTCAGGCGCAAGGACGATGCGCCGTCGGCGGAGCCGGTCCTGGTGCTGGTCGACGACAACGTCGAAGCTACCGTCAAAGCCCTGAAATCGCATGGAGTGGAAATCATCACCGAGCCGCAAGAGGCTTCGTGGCAGCCGGGCCGCACGGTCGCGGAATTTCGCGACAGCGAAGGCAACCGGATGGTGATCGGCAGCAGATGA